Proteins co-encoded in one Rudaeicoccus suwonensis genomic window:
- a CDS encoding lysine N(6)-hydroxylase/L-ornithine N(5)-oxygenase family protein yields MHIHDFVAVGLGPFNLGLACLTEPLDDIDGVFLERKAAFDWHPGMMLDGATLQTPFLADLVTLADPTSRLSFLNYLKHTGRLYPFYIRESFFPLRREYNDYCRWAAGSLASIHFGHDVQSVTYDDALGAYTVTSRVAGAAELVVHHGRRLVLGTGSAPYVPEAAQDLPGDALHNSDYLARKTQLQGKRSITVVGSGQSAAEIYADLLSDIDSYHYQLNWVTRSPRFFPLEYTKLTLEMTSPDYIDYYSALSEDKRYELTGKQKALSKGINAELINGIFDQLYEKSVRGSVPTRMFTNTSLQSVTYDAESGCYSMELHHDEQGASFTLDSEGLVFGTGYQHRAPGFLAAIRDRIAFDGRGRFEVARNYSIDRAGHEIFLQNAGDHAHSVTSPDLGMGAYRNSCILREIVGREVYPIEKSIAFQEFGVPAGVA; encoded by the coding sequence ACTGGGGCCCTTCAACCTCGGCCTCGCCTGCCTGACCGAACCACTCGACGACATCGACGGTGTCTTCCTCGAACGCAAGGCGGCCTTTGACTGGCACCCGGGCATGATGCTCGACGGGGCCACCTTGCAGACACCCTTCCTCGCTGATCTGGTGACCCTGGCCGACCCGACATCGCGACTGTCGTTCCTGAACTACCTCAAGCACACCGGCCGGCTGTACCCGTTCTACATCCGCGAAAGCTTCTTCCCGTTGCGCCGCGAATACAACGACTACTGCCGGTGGGCCGCAGGCTCGCTGGCGTCGATCCACTTCGGTCACGACGTGCAGTCCGTGACGTATGACGATGCCCTCGGGGCCTACACGGTCACGTCTCGTGTCGCCGGGGCGGCGGAACTGGTGGTGCACCACGGGCGACGACTGGTCCTCGGCACCGGCAGTGCGCCATACGTGCCGGAAGCCGCACAGGATCTGCCCGGTGACGCGCTGCACAACAGCGACTACCTGGCGCGCAAGACGCAGCTGCAGGGCAAGCGCAGCATCACCGTCGTGGGCAGCGGGCAGAGTGCCGCGGAGATCTACGCCGATCTGCTGTCGGACATCGATTCGTATCACTACCAACTGAATTGGGTGACGCGGTCGCCGCGGTTCTTCCCGTTGGAGTACACCAAGCTGACGCTCGAGATGACCTCACCGGACTACATCGATTACTACAGCGCGCTGTCGGAGGACAAGCGGTACGAGCTGACCGGCAAGCAGAAGGCGCTGTCCAAGGGCATCAACGCCGAGTTGATCAACGGCATCTTCGATCAGCTCTACGAGAAGAGCGTGCGCGGCAGTGTTCCGACCCGCATGTTCACCAACACCAGCCTGCAGTCCGTCACGTATGACGCCGAAAGTGGCTGCTATTCCATGGAATTGCACCACGACGAGCAGGGTGCATCGTTCACGCTCGACTCCGAGGGGCTCGTCTTCGGCACCGGCTACCAGCACCGCGCTCCCGGCTTCCTCGCAGCAATCCGCGACCGCATCGCCTTCGACGGCCGAGGTCGTTTCGAGGTGGCGCGCAACTACAGCATCGACCGCGCGGGCCACGAGATCTTCCTGCAGAACGCCGGCGACCACGCCCACAGCGTGACCTCGCCGGACCTGGGCATGGGCGCCTACCGCAACTCGTGCATCCTGCGCGAGATCGTCGGTCGCGAGGTCTATCCGATCGAGAAGTCGATCGCCTTCCAGGAGTTCGGCGTGCCGGCGGGAGTCGCCTGA